ACCGTGCTGCTCATCGGCGCCGGCTTCGACAGCCGCGCCTGGCGCCTCAAGGGCGGCCGCTGGATCGAAGTCGACGAACCGGCGTTGATGCAATACAAGGAGGAGCGCCTGCCCGCCGCGCAATGCCCGAATCCGTTGACCCGCCTCAGCATCGAATTTGACCGGCAATCGCTCGCCGATCTGCTGGCCCGCTATCAGACTGGTGACGAGGTCATGATCATCATTGAAGGCGTGTTCATGTATCTCACGCGCACCGCCGTCCGGGCCCTGCTCGACACCTTGCGGAATCTCTTCCCGCGGCACCGCCTGTGGTGCGATCTCATGACGCGGTCCTTTTTTCGCACGTTTTCGGCCACCATGTATCAGGTGCTGCACGGCATGGGTGCCCGGTTTCAGGATGTCATTGAAATGGAAAATCCGGAATCGCTGTTTCTGGCCCGTCACTATCGCGCTCGAAGGCGAAGCCCGATCGCGGGACAACTCCTGCCCGCCTTCCTGCGCTGGCTGCCGATTACCTTGAACCGTGGTTACACTCTCTGGGACTTCGAGAGTTTGCCGCGCCCGGCCGGCCCGTCTGATTGACGGCTATTCCCCCGTCCGCGCCCGGCGGCGGCGCGCCTCCTTGGGGCTGGCGGTCAGAGACCGGTAAATTTCCACGCGATCACCGTCTGCCAGCGGATCATCAAGGTTGCGCAATCTCCCATAAACGCCCACCTTGTTGATTGTGAGATCGATTTCCGGGAAGCATTTCAGCAATCCGGATTCCCGGATGGCGTCCCGGACCGACAATCCGGCGGGCAGATCCAGATTGACGCACGACTGCCCGTCGGGCCGCGCATAAACAACTTCGACATGCAGCAACTCAGCGCCGGCCATACAGCTGAGCCGCGCGCTGGCTGAAGGCGTCCACCAACGTGCTGTTGACCTTCTGAAAGGTCCTGCCCAGCGTCATGGCCAGCAACTTGCTCGCCAGTTCAAAATGCAAATCGAGCGTCACCAGCGTGCCCTGCGCGACGGGTTCGAAACGCCAGCAACCCCTCAGGCTCTTGAATGGACCCTCGACCAGATGCATGTCGATGCGGCTGTCCTCACGCATGGTATTACGCGTGGTGA
The sequence above is drawn from the Gammaproteobacteria bacterium genome and encodes:
- a CDS encoding class I SAM-dependent methyltransferase, producing MKPVSLTAYYCTGVRMEDAASRRPICGDQYARLFMNEQGLKVYEQFKDFRPAKLSNAWRHRLIDDWLRERLAGRPEQTVLLIGAGFDSRAWRLKGGRWIEVDEPALMQYKEERLPAAQCPNPLTRLSIEFDRQSLADLLARYQTGDEVMIIIEGVFMYLTRTAVRALLDTLRNLFPRHRLWCDLMTRSFFRTFSATMYQVLHGMGARFQDVIEMENPESLFLARHYRARRRSPIAGQLLPAFLRWLPITLNRGYTLWDFESLPRPAGPSD
- a CDS encoding RnfH family protein, giving the protein MAGAELLHVEVVYARPDGQSCVNLDLPAGLSVRDAIRESGLLKCFPEIDLTINKVGVYGRLRNLDDPLADGDRVEIYRSLTASPKEARRRRARTGE
- a CDS encoding type II toxin-antitoxin system RatA family toxin, translated to MQQVRKSAIVPYSPRDMYNLVADIESYPQFLPWCTTARVLGRQGNEVTARLTLVKAGMHHDFTTRNTMREDSRIDMHLVEGPFKSLRGCWRFEPVAQGTLVTLDLHFELASKLLAMTLGRTFQKVNSTLVDAFSQRAAQLYGRR